In Pseudomonas sp. p1(2021b), the genomic window AATTTTCCGCCACAAAAACGAACAAATAATATACAACTAGAAAATAAGTCATTGAATTGACGCCCCTCGCACCCTCCTTCCGGCGATCTCGCCAGACATGCATCCGCAGATAGAGGGTGTTTATTCGCGATTATTTCTCATTTACACTCAGCGACCTCCCCCGAAGCCAAGCTCCTTTCCTGGGTGCATCGTGTCGCTCGACCCCACCAAACCAACGTTGTTGTCCGCCCTGGTACGCCACTACGACGAGCTCGTGGACCACGTTCGCCGTCGCTTCGGCGACCGGAACACAGCGCACGATGTGGTGCATGACATGTGCGTGCAGTTGCTCGAGCGCGACGAGAAAGAAGTCGTACGCACGCCCCTTGCCCTGCTGCGAAAAATTTCCCACGATACGGCGATCAGTCGCTATCGAAGCGAGCGTCGGCGGGCCGTGTGGGTGGATGCAGTGCCCGAGCTTCCCGAGGTCGCCTGTACGGCAGCGACACCCGTGGGCCGTCATGAAGCCGAGCACGAATTCCAATTGCTCGTCGACGCCATCGCCGCCCTTCCCCCGCGTTGCCAGGCCGTATTCGTCATGCACAAAATCCACGAGATTCCCCAGGCAGAAGTGGCCACACGCCTTGGCATCTCCATCAAGACAGTCGAAAAGCACCTGCGCCTGGGGTTGGCCACCTGCCGGGAACGGCTTGGCCGTGGCGAGGTTCACCCATGACCGGCCCTTCGAAGAAAACCGGGCCAGCGCCGGTGGACGAGGCCCTGGGGCGTCATCGGGAAACGCTGAAAACCCTGTTTCCGCTACCGGCTTGCGAGCCAAGGCCGCGCAGATCGCCCAAGGTCGTCGGCCTCGCGCTCTCGATCACGCTCGCCTGCGGGGCACTGGCATGGTTGAACCCGGCATACAAGACCGAGCGTTTCGATACCGCCATCGGCGAGCGACGTTCAGTGGCCCTGGAAGATGGCAGTACGCTGCTGCTCGACAGCGCCAGCCAGGTCGAGGTGCGTTGGCGTCTGTTCAGTCGCCAGGTCGACTTGCGTGTCGGGCAGGTGCTGTTCGATGTCGCTGCGGCTGTGTACCGCCCGTTCGTGGTGTCAGCCGGCACCGCGCGGGTCGAGGTGCTCGGCACCTTGTTCAATGTGCGGCGCCTGGGTAACGACGACATACGCGTGACCTTGGCCCGTGGGCGCGTCGAAGTCGCGCCGGCGAACGCGGCGCAACCCCCGGCCATCCTGATGCCGGGGCAACAGGTCGACTCGATCGGCGGGCAATTGACGCCGGTCGCCAAGGCCGACGCCGCCACCGCCATGGCCTGGAAGGATGACCGCATCGTGTTCGAGCAGACGCCGCTGGACGAGGCGATCGCGGTGCTGCGCCGGTATCGCAAGGCACCCATCGAAATGGGCGACCCCAGCCTGGCCGCGCTCAAGGTGACGGGCGTCTTCGACACACACAAGGTCGATCGACTGCTCGACCTGCTGCCGAGCATCCTCCCGGTTGCCGTGCTGCGCCAAGCGGACGGCACCGTACAGGTTCAACGCAAAACGACAAGAAAATAATTCTCAGAAGCAGGTAGGGTTTCTGGATTTGCGCGGCGGCTATAGGGAAAAAGCCAACCTACAAAGGAATTCCAGACGTGCATTCTTCCTTCAGGAATCGCTCCCTACGCCTGTCATTGCTGGCCAGCAGCCTGTTCATCGCGATGTCGGCCCAAGGTCGGGAAAAGCTGGACGTAGACCTGCCGGCCGCCCCGCTCGGGCAGGCCATCAATACCCTCGCCCACCAGTCCTCGGTGCAGATCATCTTTGCCGGCGACCTGGGCGCAGGCCGTCAGGCCCCTGCAATCAAAGGCCGGTTCACGCCGGAGGAAGCCCTGCACAAGCTGCTCGAGGACAGCGGCCTGCAAGCGCAGGCCAAGGACGAACACACCTTCATCATCGTTCCGTCCAGCGCAGCCCAGGAAGCCGCCACGGCCGCGCCGAGCCAACCCCTGGAAATGGCGCAGATGGAAATCACTGCCTCGCGCACCAGCAGCGACCTGGTTTCGGCCACCCGCCAATCCACTGTCATCGACCATGCCCAACTGCAGGAGCTGCGCCAGGGCTCCGACAGCCTGGCCACGGTACTGGCCAAGGTGGTCCCGGGCATGTCCGACTCCAGCCGCACGATCACCGAATACGGCCAGACCCTGCGCGGGCGCAGCATGCTGATCATGGTCGATGGCGTGCCCCTCAATACCAACCGCGACTCCTCGCGCAACCTGGCCAATATCGACCCTGCCCTGATCGAGCGGGTCGAAGTCATTCGCGGCAGCAGCGCCATCTATGGCAGCGGCGCCACCGGCGGCATTATTTCCATCACCACCCGCCCCGCTGGCGGCGAGTTCCGGGCCGAAACCAGCCTGAGCGCCACCTCGCCCCTGACCCGCCTGGGCAGCGACGGGCTGGGCGGCCAGTTCCAGCAGTACGTTGCAGGCTCCCAGGGAGCCGTGGACTACGCGTTCGATTTCGGTACCCGCCACGTCGGTGCCTCGTACGATGCCAACGGCGACCGCATCGCGCCCGAACCCAGCCAGGGCGACCTGTTCGACTCGAACATCTACAACATAGGGGGCAAGCTCGGGCTGCACATCGACGAGGACCAACGGGTCCAGCTCGCGGTCAGTCACTACGACGCACGCCAGGACACCGACTACGCCACCGACCCGAGCGTTGCCAAGCTCCCGCCAGGTTCGGTCCCGGCCAATGCGATCAAAGGCCTGGACCTGGACGAGCAGAACCGCATTCGCAACACCTTGGTGAACCTTGAGTACGAGAACCTGGACATTCTCGGCAGCCGACTCTCCGCCCAGCTGTACTACCGGGACTACTTCACCCGTTTCACCCCCTTCGACGCCCGCGCCGTCGCAACCCGTGGCGGCAATGTCGACCAGGTGATGCAAAACAGCGAAGTGTTCGGCAGCCGCCTGACCCTGCGCACCCCGCTTGGCGAGAGCGGCAACACGGAACTGGTATGGGGCGGCGACTACAACCAGGAACGCAGCGACATGCCGCTGGACGTGTTCGACCCGGACGCCTACGACGCCAGTGGCGGCCTGGTGTTCGACAAGACCGGCAAGCTTACCTACATGCCGCCGCTCAAAACCCGAAGCGCTGGCGCATTCGCCCAGCTGCAGCACCGTTTCAACGAGCATTGGTCGATCGACGGCGGCCTGCGCTACGAGTATTCCACGGCCAAGTTCGATGACTTCATCCCGTTGTCCGAGTCCAAGGCGGCTGCGCCGGCCACGGTCAAGGGCGGCGACATCGACTACGATGCGCTGCTGTCGAACATCGGCATCGTCTATTCGCCGGTCGCCGGCCAGGAAATCTATGCCTCCTTCAGCCAGGGCTTCCAGTTGCCTGACATCGGTATCCAGCTGCGCAATGCGCGCCGTGGTTTCGATCTCGGCGCCTCGAACCTGGAGCCGGTCAAGACCAACAACTACGAGCTTGGCTGGCGCGGCGAGCTGGGCAGCAACACCCTGGGTACCCTGGCGCTGTTCTACACCACCTCCAAGCTGGGCGATGTACAAAGCTTCAACAACGGCCTGATTCTCACCCGGACCAAAGAGCGTGTGTACGGCGTCGAAGCCAGTGCAGACTGGCTCGCCGATGACGAAGTGTGGGGTGCAGGCGGTAGCGCGACCTGGATGCAAGGGCGCGAGAAGCCGGACGGCAAGGGCTGGCAGGACATGACCGGTTATCGCGTGCCGCCGTTGAAGCTGACTGCCTACATCCAGTACAAACCGACCTTCGAATGGAACAACCGGCTCCAGGCCACGTTCTTCGATTCCAAGGACTATCGCCTCGATGGTGTCGACAGCTTCGGCCGCCACCAGGTCAGCACCTACACGACAGTGGACCTGGTGAGCCAGTATCGGCTAACCCCCGATGACCAGGTGAGCATCGGCATCCAGAACCTGTTCAATCGGGACTACTACCCGCTCTACAGCCAATTGCTGCGCAATAACAACAACACCAGCCACCTGCCGGCACCCGGGACCGTGCTGACAGCCAGCTATACGCACAACTGGTGATACTGTACCGGCCCGGCCAGCGGGCCCATTGCGAGCCCGCTGGCCGGCGTCGAGTCAGGCCTGCACGGCACCGGCGCTGGGCCGATACATCAGGTAGGCGTCCCCCGTCACCCGTACCATCGGATGTGGCGCGATCCGGCAGGTCTTGACGATGCCGAAGCCCTTGCGTTCGTAGAAGCGCCGTGCCCCGGTGTTCTCGGCATAGTCGATCAGGCTCAGGCCTTTGAGCCCCAGTTGGTCGGCGCGTGCCTGGGCGAGTTCGAGAAAGCGCGCGCCCAGGCCCTGGTTACGCCAGCCGTCATGCAGCGCCAAGCTGGAAATGTAAAGCGTGTCCGGTACTTCCATGTCGGCGTAGGGTGCCAGCACTGGGTCGGTCACAGGCTCGGCTTCCGGGTCGTGATACATCGCATAGCTGTGCATCATGCCGATCACCCGCCCTTGTGCTTCGGCGATCAGGCAGTTCTGGTACGAAAAATCCACATCGTCCCGGGCATAACGGATGGCACCGACATCCAGCAACGCCTGCCCTGGCTCGGCCAGCTGGCTCCAGATGTAATCGGCCACCCCTTCGGAAGTGATCTGGAACAGCCGGGCGATATCACGGGCATCCGAGCGACGCGCCGGACGAAATTCAACGGTCATGGGTAGGGTTCCAAAAGGGATGGAAGCGTCCTTATAACGGTCTGAATAGGGCCATTTCAATCCGTTTGCCGGTTGCAACCCCAACACGTCGTAGCGAGGCACTGGCATGACGTACCCAGGCAACGCAAGGCCTCTGCCTCGCGATGCCCCCGTACCGTCACAGCAAGAGAGAACCCTGCCCGGGCGGGCGCCCAAGGGTGTGTTGTGAGGTCGTCATTTTTCTAACGAAAAACGCCTTTTCTGACCCTGTTTCCTAAGTATTCACGCTAAATCGCTGAACCATGGTGTCTCAGCCGTGAACCTACCGCCCGCCCAGAAAGTCAAATTAACGTCATATTTACTAAGCGCTAAAAATTATTAGCGGGTTTTTGACGCTCACTCTATAGTCGCCGGGTTTCTGGCTGCACGTTGTTCTTTGAACCTACAAGGAAATACGACATGCCGAACCCGACTCCTCGTATCGCGGTACTGGGCGGGCTGGTGTCGAGCCATGGGGGCGCGACACTGGACTGCTTCGCCGACCTGGACAGCCTGCTGGCCGCGCCTGTATTCGATGTACTGTTGATCGACCAGCCCGCCGCGGTTGCCAGCCGCTCCCTGCATGCTTTGCGCAACGCCAGCCCCTACCGTTTCCACCTGATCTACTGTTGCCGCGACCTGGACGATGGCTGCCACGCGCTGGGCGATGGGCCGGTGCCTGCGGACCAGACCGAATTGTCCATGCGCTGGCAATTGTGGCAGTCGCGCTTTGCCCGCTTCGAGTCATCGCTGGCAGCCGATCGCTTCGAGGGCCGTATACTGGCCTGGCTGTGGATGCGCGCCAGTGCGCAGATCCTCGCCGTGCGCGACCCGCGCGTCGCCCAGCACTACCGCTACCCGCTGCTCGAGGCCCTGGCCGGTGAAGAGCATGTCAACAGCTTTGCCTGGCTGAGCCTGATGGCGCAGCAAGACTGGCTCGAGGAAGGCGACATGCTCGACCGCATCCGCCTGTGTGGCGAATGCGGCAGCGGGCGTTTGAATTTCGTCGACGTCTGCCCCGAATGCCAGGACCTGGACATTTCCCGGCAACCGGCGCTGCACTGCTTCACCTGCGGCCACGTGGCGCCCCAGGATGCGTTCCTGAAGAACGCGATGCTGCTGTGCCCCAACTGCCTCAAGCAGCTGCGCCACATTGGCAGCGATTACGATCGGCCCCTGGAGAACTATTGCTGCCGCAGCTGCAAGGCGTTCTTCGTCGACGCCACCGTGCAAGCACGCTGCATGGATTGTGGCCAGGCCCATGCACCGGAGCGCTTGCGCGTCCGTGAGATCCGTCACTACAGGCTGACCGAGGCCGGTCGCCTGCGCTGCCGTCAGGGCCTGGACAGCGCGAGCGGCGACATCAGCCACTTCAACCGGCTGAACCTGCTGGGCGGACGCGCCTTCCACGACCTGCTCAGCTGGCAATTGCAGATCGTGCGGCGCTATGACACTTCGACCTTCTCGGTACTGGGCCTGCGCTTCATCAACCTCGGCCAGACGCTCCTGCGCCTGGGCGAACACCGCGGGCACGCCTTCATCGACAGCCTGGTGGCTCGGCTGCAGGAAGCACTGCGCGAAACCGACCGTTGTTCACGCGGCACGGAGGAAATCCTCTGGGTCTTGCTGCCCCATACCGGCGCACAGGGGCTGGAGACGGTCAAGCGGCGCCTGGGCCAGGTCGCGGAGCTGTTCAGCGACCCTGAGGTGAGCAGCATCAGCCTGCGCATCTCCAGCCTGACCGCTCCCCAGGACCTTCATGGTGACGAGAATGCCGAACTGCTGCTGGCCCGGGTGGCCAGCGGTCTGGCATGAGGAGAGCGCCATGCCGCCCTTTTTCGAGCAGCTGTACAACGCGCTGTACCCGCTGACCGGGCCCGATGGCCTGAGCCGCGTGTTCCTGATGCTGTTTCCCTACTTCCTGATGCTGGAACTGCCCCTGACCCTGCTGGTACTGCTGGGGGTACTGCGCTGGTTCGTGCGCCGCCACGCCTCCACCCCCCAAGTGACCCTTTATCGCCCCCGGGTCTCGTGCATCATCACCTGCTACAGCGAAGGGATGGATGTGCAGAAGACCCTGCTCAGCCTGTGCGAGCAGACCTACCCAGGGCACATCGAGCTGATACCGGTGGTCGATGGCGCCACCGTCAACCAGCCGACCCTGCAGGCCGTGCGCAGCTTCCGCCTCGATTCACACTTATATCCCAAGCGTCATCTGCGACCGATCGCCAAGTGGCAGCGCGGCGGGCGCGTATCGTCGCTCAATGCGGGGCTGTCGCTGGCCAGTGGCGAAATCGTCATGGCCCTTGATGGCGACACCTCGTTCGACAACAACATGGTCAGCTCGATCGTCCGCCATTTCGCCGACCCTTCGGTACCGGCGGTGGCCGGCAGCCTGCGAGTACGCAACACCTGGGCGTCGGTGACGACAGCGATGCAGGCACTGGAATACCTGCTGTCGATCCACATGTCCAAGATCGGCCTGGCAGAATGGAACCTGGTCAACAACGTGTCCGGTGCCTTCGGCGCGTTCAGGCGCAGCTTCCTGGTCAAGATCGGCGGCTGGAACACCCACACCGCAGAGGACCTGGACCTGACTCTGCGAATCAAGAGCTACTTCGCCCGCCACGACCTGCGCATTCCCTTCGAGCCCCAGGCCGTCGGGCACACCGACGCGCCCGTGACCTTCCGCCAGTTCCTCATGCAGCGTCTGCGCTGGGACGGCGACCTGTTCTTCCTCTACGTGCGCAAGCACAACCACAACATCAACCCGACGCTGCTGGGCTGGCCGACCTTCCTCATGATCCTGCTCAGCGGCTTCTTCTTCCAGCTGGTGCTGCCGTTCATCATCCTCGGCTACCTACTGCTGGCTGTGTTCGTCCTGCCGGGCACCACGCTGTTCGTGCTCGCGTCATTGATCTACCTGCTGTACCTGTCGATCACTTTGGTGCTGTTCCTGGTGATGCTGCTGATGGTGTCCGACCGGCCACGCCAGGATGCACGCCTGGCCGTGCTGGTACCGGTATTCCCGTTGTTCATGCTGGTCATGCGCTGCTGGAGTGCGGTGGCCATGCTCAATGAAATTTTCCGTCGCGGCCATGAGGAAAGCAGCATGGCGCCTTGGTGGGTCCTCAAGAAAGCCACGAGGTTCTAGATGCGTTCATTTCTCCTGGTATTGACCTTGTCCATGACCAGCGGTCTGGCCCAAGGGCAGCTCCTGACGTTGCAGGAACTGCTCGACAGGCAGCAGGACAACCCCCTGGCCCGGGCCGGCGCGGCCGACCTGCGCGCCTTGCAGGCCGAAGCCAAGCTGCACGAAGACCGCGCTGGCTGGCAGGTGTTCGCCGGGGCCAGCGTCGGCCGCTTCGAAGAGCTGGTCACCGAAGACATCCGCGACGACTACTATGGGCGCAACCTCAACCTGGGGGTGCGTCATCCCCTGCTCGGCAGCCTCAACCGTCAGCTCGAGCTGCTGGAGAGCAACCAGTACGAGCAACAACGCCAGCAGATGCGCCAGGCCCTTGAGCGCTCCAGCCGGCGCCTGGCATTGCGCAGCGCCTATGCCGACTGGTGGCGGGCGCAACAGGAGCTTGCGCTGTGCCAATCGCTCAAGGCCGGTGCCTCGGATGCCGCGGGCAAGATCCGTATGCGCCGTGAAAAAGGCTGGCTGCGCGACTCCCAGGCACAACTGCGCCTGAGTGAATGGCAGGCCATGACCCAGCGTTGCGATGGGCTACCCCAGTTGGAGGCGGACATCCGCGCCGACCTTGCCCTGCTCAGCGGCCAACCGGTACCCGAGGGCGCCCAGGCGGCGGCCGAACCCCTGGCCCTGGCACCGGAGCCGCTCGATCGCTGGCAAGCCGTGCTGGGCCGCCATCCCCGTATCAGCGAGAAGCAGAACCTGCTCGCCCAGGCCGACGCCCAGCGTGACAGCCCTTGGTACAACGCCATCGACTCGGATGTGATCCTTGCCGGTAGCAAGGAGTACCGCAGCGGCTCGGACAAGTCCGGCAGCGGCCTGTTGGTGGCGTTGAACTTTTCCATGCCCTTCGACGTGGTCGGCAACAGCCGTGCGCGCAAGCAGCTGGCCCAGGCTCGCTATGATGCGGCCAGCGAACGCCTCGAGGCAGAACGCCAGACCTTGGGCCTTGAGCTCAACAAGGCTCTGCGTGCACAGCGCGCCGGGCAGCTCACCCTCGAGCAGCGGCGCCAGCAGCGCAGCGTCGTCGCCCAGGCCCTGGAAGAGGAAAAACGGCGCAACATCGGCGGTGGCGATGATGGTTTCGACGGCCAGATGATGGCCCAGCGGCTCTACTACCAGAGCGGCCTGGACCTGATCGCGGCCTGGCACGCCGCCTGGTTGCGCCAGGCCAACCTCGACCTGCTGCTCGAAGATGCGCCCCAGGCCGAACAACTGCTGGGGCGCGAGCGGCAGCAATGGACCGCCTTGAATGATACCGCGGCACCGCTGACCCTGGCCGCGGCACCGCCGCTGCTGCCCATCTCCGCCGTGCGCGACACGACTACCCGCACTGACGGCTGGAACCAGGGCACCTATGTCTGGAACAGTGCTGCGCTGCTCGACCCACGCCGTCGCCCTGCCGAACTGCAAGCCTTGCAGCAGGCCGGCATGCAGAAGATCTACCTGGGCCTGGATGCGACGCAGGTGCGCAACCTGTCTGCCACCCGCCAGGCCCTGGAGCAACTGCTGGCGCAAGCCTCGCGCCAAGGTCTTCAGGTAAGCCTGCTGCTCGGCGATCCTAGCTGGATCGAGCCGGCCCAACGCCATGAGCTGATCGAACTGGTCAAGAAACTCGACGGCCTGGCCTTCGACAGCCTGCACCTGGACCTTGAAGTCGAACAGCTCGGCTGGCCAGTGCCTGAGCAGCGCCTGCGCGATTGGCTGGGCACACTCACGGCCGCCGTACAGTCCAGCCCATGGCCGGTGGAAATCGCCAGCCACCCCCGCTGGTTCGAACCCGACCCGCCCGCCAAGACCTGCGTGCCCTGTGCCTTGCCCGGCCTCGGCGTACGCCAGGTGAGCGTGATGATCTACACCAGCAACAGCGAACGCGGCATCCAGCGGGCCAACGCCATTGCCAAGCGTTGGCCCGACCTGCGCTTCCGCCTGGCCCAGAGCATCGAGCCGCAGCTGCTCAAGAGCGAGAGCTGGGCCGGGCAGCCGCCGGCGCACTTGCAACAACAGGTCGCTACGTGGCGCAAACACTTATCCCCCCAGGGCATCGCCGGGATCGACTGGCAAGCCTGGGCTGACTATCCCAAACGGTGAACGGCCCATGAACATTCGCTTTGACAGCCCCAAGGAACTGAACCCGACCCATGACCATGGCCTGAAGGTGCTCTACGCGCCGGGCAAGCGCATGGCGTTTCGCCTGCGCTGGTACCTGATCCTGTTCCTGGTCGCCAGCCCGCTGCTGTGGTTGCTGGGCAAGCTGTTGTTCAGCCTGGTCCTGATCGATGCCCCGGCGCAATTGCGCCTGCCCATCGAAGAAGTGCGCGCCCGTGATGCCGGCCGGGTCGAGCGGTTGCATGTGACAGCCGGCGAGCAGGTCCAGCCCGGCCAGTTGCTGGTGAACCTGGACAACCCGGAGTGGCGCGTACGCCTGCAACAACTGGCCGCCATGCCCACCGAGATGCCGACCGCTACGGATTCCGAATGGGTGAGCCGCGAACGACAGTCGCTGCGGGCCAGCGCCGGGCGTGCGGGCCAGCGGGTACGAGAGCTATCTGCCCTGCTCGCCCAAGGCGCGGCCACCCGCGGTGAGTTGATGGCCGCGCAGGCGGAACAGGACCGACGCCAGGCCGAGCTGGCGGCCTTCGAGCGCCGCGAACAGCTGACCCGCCAACCGCGCGAGTTCGACCGCCAGCTGATCGAGCAGAACGCCGAACGGCAATGGCTGCAGACCCGTTTGCAGGCGCTGTCGCTGGTCGCCCCCGAGCCTGGGCGTATCGCCGAGGTCCTGGTGACGCCCGGTGAGAATGTCGGCCCGGGCACTTTGCTGATGCGCCTGGAGCGCGTCGGCGATCCGCTGCTGTGGATCTACCTGGAGCCTCACAATATCGGCTACGCCGGGGTCGGCCAGCCGCTGCAGGTCCGTATGCCGGACGGCAACTGGCTCGATGCCCATGTAGTGCAGGCCGTGGACAGCGCCGGCCGCACGCCAGTGGTGCTGCGCGGCCCGTTCGCCGCCAGCGAGATGGGCCTGCAGGTGGCAGCGCGCTTCGACCAGCCACTGTCGGCACGCTGGCGCATCGACCAGTTGCCATTGCATGTACGCTTCCCCACCAACTGGAAGCGCGCCCTGGGCTTCGACTGATCCGGCAGGTCTCATCCAATCGTGGAGTAAGCATCAAATGCCTTCCGAAAAAATCCTGGTTACCGGCGGGGCCGGCTTCATCGGCTCGCACCTGGTCGAAGCCCTGTTGGAAAAGGGTTACTGCGTACGGGTACTGGACGACCTGTCGACGGGCAAGCTGAGCAACCTGCCCGTCGACAACCCACGCCTGAGCGTGATCATCGGCGATGTCGCCGATGCCGAGACGGTGGCCCAGACCCTGAAGCACTGCACAGCGGTGGTCCACTTGGCAGCCGTGGCATCGGTGCAGGCGTCGGTGGACGACCCACTGCGCACCCACCAAAGCAACTTCATCGGTACCTTGAACCTGTGCGAGGCAATGCGTGAGCGAGCGATCAAGCGGGTAGTGTTCGCGTCCAGCGCGGCCATCTACGGCAGCAACGGCCAAGGCAGTGCCATCCATGAAGACACCCCCAAGATGCCGTTGACCCCTTACGCCTTCGACAAGCTCGCCAGCGAGCATTGCCTAGGGTTCTACCAGCGCCAGCACGGGCTGGAGCCGGTGATCCTGCGCTTTTTCAACATCTTCGGCCCGCGCCAGGACCCAAGTTCGCCCTATTCCGGAGTCATCAGCATCTTCAGCGAGCGAGTGAACGCCGACAGCCCGATCACCATCTTCGGCGATGGCGAGCAGACCCGCGACTTCGTCTATGTCGCCGACTTGGTGCAGGTTCTGATCCAGGCTCTGGAAAGCCCTGCGCCCTGCCCGGAGCCGGTGAATGTCGGGCTCAACCGCGCCACCAGCCTCAACGACCTGGTCGCGGCCTTGAGCCAGGCCACCGGCAAGTCTCCCGAACTGCGCTACGATGCCGAGCGCCCGGGCGATATCCGTCATTCCCGTGCCGACAACAGCCGCCTGCTGGGCCAGTTCACCCTACCGACGGTCACGGGCCTGGAACAAGGGTTGACGCGCCTGTTGGCCAGCCTCAAGGGCCAGGGGCGCTGACCGTGACACTTCCATCAAAGCTGCTACGGCAAACACGCTGTTCTTTTGACCTCAGCGGATCTGGTGCTTGTGCAGCAGCCGGTAGAAGGTGGGCCGGGACACGCCGAGCACCTTGGCGGCGATACTGAGGTTGTCGCTGTGCCGATCGAGCACATCACACAGCGCCTGGCGTTCGGCGCGGTGCTTGTAGTCCTCCAGGGTACCCAGGGGCTGATCTTCCTGCTCGGTACCCTGTAACCCCAGGTCCTGCGCCTCGATCTGCCGCCCTTCGGCCAGCACCAGGCCGCGCCGTACCCGGTTGGCCAGCTCGCGAACGTTTCCGGGCCAGTCGTGGCGGCCCATGACTGCCAATGCATGGTCACTGAACGAGCGTGGGCGCCTGCCGGTCTCCACGCTGTAGAACTGGGCGAAGTGGCTGGCCAGCATCGACAGGTCGCCATGCCGGTCACGCAGTGGCGCGGTGACCACCTGCAACACA contains:
- a CDS encoding HlyD family secretion protein, with protein sequence MNIRFDSPKELNPTHDHGLKVLYAPGKRMAFRLRWYLILFLVASPLLWLLGKLLFSLVLIDAPAQLRLPIEEVRARDAGRVERLHVTAGEQVQPGQLLVNLDNPEWRVRLQQLAAMPTEMPTATDSEWVSRERQSLRASAGRAGQRVRELSALLAQGAATRGELMAAQAEQDRRQAELAAFERREQLTRQPREFDRQLIEQNAERQWLQTRLQALSLVAPEPGRIAEVLVTPGENVGPGTLLMRLERVGDPLLWIYLEPHNIGYAGVGQPLQVRMPDGNWLDAHVVQAVDSAGRTPVVLRGPFAASEMGLQVAARFDQPLSARWRIDQLPLHVRFPTNWKRALGFD
- a CDS encoding NAD-dependent epimerase/dehydratase family protein; this encodes MPSEKILVTGGAGFIGSHLVEALLEKGYCVRVLDDLSTGKLSNLPVDNPRLSVIIGDVADAETVAQTLKHCTAVVHLAAVASVQASVDDPLRTHQSNFIGTLNLCEAMRERAIKRVVFASSAAIYGSNGQGSAIHEDTPKMPLTPYAFDKLASEHCLGFYQRQHGLEPVILRFFNIFGPRQDPSSPYSGVISIFSERVNADSPITIFGDGEQTRDFVYVADLVQVLIQALESPAPCPEPVNVGLNRATSLNDLVAALSQATGKSPELRYDAERPGDIRHSRADNSRLLGQFTLPTVTGLEQGLTRLLASLKGQGR